Proteins from one Bacteroidales bacterium genomic window:
- the uvrC gene encoding excinuclease ABC subunit UvrC: MEVSIQQTIANLPDKPGVYQFLNTEGKIIYIGKAKNLKKRVSSYFNKSHDNRKLNLMVSKINEIRTILVETESDALLLENNLIKKYQPRYNILLKDDKSFPWIVIRNEHFPRVYLMRNPIRDGSQYFGPYTSVVMVRTLLDLVKQLYSLRTCSLQLTKDQIEQGKFKICLEYHIGNCKGPCEGLQSEKDYNESIIQIKDILKGNISSVIQHLKTLMNEYAEKYRFEEAEQVKNKISLLEKYRSKSSIVSSGISNVDVFSYAEDIQSAYINYLRIVDGAIIQAHTIELTKRLDEDPKELLSFAITDMRERFMSQSKEVIVPFIPDVEIAGLTYTIPKIGDKKHLLELSQRNAKYYQLEKKKHIELTDPDRHVNRIMETVKRDLHLTELPTHIECFDNSNIQGTNPVAACVVFKNARPSKKDYRHFNIKTVEGPNDFASMEEVVFRRYRRMLDEDESLPQLIIIDGGKGQLGAAVNSLDQLGLMGKIAVIGIAKRLEEIYFPGDSAPLYLDKRSESLKLIQHMRDEAHRFGITFHRNKRSRAMISSELQNIEGIGEKTIQKLLQHFKSVHRMQYATLEELEEIVGKQKAVTLYQYFDQQTG; encoded by the coding sequence TTGGAAGTTTCTATTCAACAAACCATTGCTAACTTACCGGACAAACCGGGAGTTTATCAGTTCCTGAACACCGAAGGGAAGATCATTTATATTGGCAAAGCCAAGAACCTGAAGAAACGGGTATCGTCTTATTTCAATAAATCACATGATAACCGGAAACTCAACCTGATGGTGAGTAAGATAAATGAAATACGGACGATATTGGTAGAGACGGAAAGTGATGCCCTGCTGCTTGAAAATAATCTCATCAAGAAATATCAGCCAAGGTACAATATTTTGTTGAAAGACGATAAGTCTTTTCCATGGATCGTGATTCGTAATGAGCATTTTCCACGTGTATACCTGATGCGTAATCCGATACGGGACGGATCCCAGTATTTCGGGCCGTATACCTCGGTAGTGATGGTGCGTACTTTGCTGGATCTGGTAAAACAACTCTACTCATTGCGTACCTGTTCTTTACAGCTTACAAAGGACCAGATTGAACAGGGAAAGTTCAAAATATGCCTGGAATACCATATCGGTAATTGTAAAGGACCTTGTGAAGGATTGCAATCCGAAAAAGATTATAATGAGTCGATTATACAGATCAAAGATATCTTGAAGGGGAATATTTCCTCGGTAATACAACATCTGAAAACATTGATGAATGAATATGCCGAGAAATATCGGTTTGAAGAAGCCGAACAGGTGAAAAATAAAATCAGCCTCCTGGAAAAATACCGGAGTAAATCATCTATTGTCAGTTCAGGTATCAGTAATGTGGATGTATTTTCTTATGCGGAGGACATCCAGAGCGCTTACATCAATTATCTGCGTATTGTTGACGGCGCCATTATCCAGGCGCATACCATCGAGCTAACCAAAAGATTGGATGAAGATCCTAAAGAGTTGCTCAGTTTTGCTATTACGGATATGCGGGAGCGATTCATGAGCCAGTCTAAAGAAGTTATAGTCCCATTTATACCGGATGTGGAGATAGCGGGTCTGACTTATACGATTCCGAAGATAGGTGATAAAAAACACCTCTTGGAACTATCCCAGAGAAATGCCAAATATTATCAGCTGGAAAAGAAAAAGCACATTGAACTGACAGATCCGGACCGGCATGTGAACCGGATCATGGAGACGGTAAAAAGGGATCTCCACCTGACCGAGTTACCTACTCATATTGAATGTTTTGACAATTCAAATATACAGGGAACCAATCCGGTAGCCGCATGTGTAGTGTTTAAAAATGCGCGGCCCAGTAAGAAAGATTACCGGCATTTTAACATAAAAACTGTAGAAGGTCCAAATGACTTTGCTTCTATGGAAGAGGTCGTATTCCGTCGTTACCGCCGTATGCTGGACGAAGATGAATCATTGCCCCAACTTATTATTATTGATGGGGGAAAAGGACAGCTTGGAGCAGCAGTCAACAGCCTTGATCAACTGGGCCTGATGGGAAAGATTGCTGTGATAGGTATTGCCAAACGACTGGAAGAGATATATTTTCCGGGAGATTCCGCACCATTGTATCTTGATAAACGTTCGGAAAGCCTGAAACTTATTCAGCATATGCGCGATGAGGCGCATCGTTTCGGCATTACTTTTCATCGCAATAAACGTTCCAGGGCTATGATCAGTAGTGAATTACAGAATATAGAAGGAATAGGGGAGAAGACCATTCAAAAATTATTGCAACATTTCAAATCGGTACACCGGATGCAATATGCTACCCTGGAGGAATTGGAAGAGATCGTGGGAAAGCAAAAAGCAGTGACTTTGTACCAATATTTCGACCAACAAACCGGTTAA
- a CDS encoding threonylcarbamoyl-AMP synthase — translation GIGCDIHNQKAIERIAKIKGIKPEKADFSFICRDLSHLSEYARQVPNTVFKLMKRHLPGPFTFILNASNKVPKLLESKKKTVGIRIPDNAIALAIVEYFGNPILSTSVLRDDDMIEYSTDPELIHEKYEELVDMVVDGGYGGYEYSTIVDCTGDEPEIVRQGLGILDF, via the coding sequence ATGGTATTGGTTGTGATATCCATAACCAGAAAGCCATTGAAAGAATAGCAAAAATCAAAGGGATAAAGCCTGAAAAAGCAGATTTTTCATTTATTTGCAGGGATCTGAGCCATTTATCAGAATATGCGCGCCAGGTTCCCAATACTGTGTTTAAATTAATGAAACGTCACCTCCCTGGCCCGTTTACTTTCATTCTGAATGCCAGTAATAAGGTTCCTAAATTATTGGAAAGCAAGAAAAAAACTGTAGGTATCCGTATTCCGGATAATGCTATAGCATTGGCCATTGTGGAATATTTTGGAAATCCGATATTGTCTACCTCCGTGCTTCGTGATGATGATATGATCGAATATTCTACAGACCCGGAATTGATTCATGAAAAATATGAAGAACTGGTGGACATGGTTGTTGACGGCGGTTACGGCGGGTATGAATATTCTACGATTGTAGATTGTACAGGTGATGAGCCTGAGATCGTCCGGCAGGGATTAGGCATCTTGGATTTTTGA